In a single window of the Bacillus clarus genome:
- a CDS encoding TlyA family RNA methyltransferase: protein MSVKKERVDVLLVERGLIETREKAKRAVMAGLVYANEMRLDKPGEKIPQDTQITVKGQVMPYVSRGGYKLEKALETFHLDLQDKIMLDIGSSTGGFTDCALQNGAKLSYALDVGYNQLAWKLRQDERVVVMERTNFRYVTPADLGRGLPQFASIDVSFISLKLILPVLKTMLMPNGDVAALIKPQFEAGRDQVGKKGIVRDRKVHEAVVEMIVDFAIKEGYDVEGLTFSPITGGDGNIEFLIHLKWHGERESGGNHSPISIEQVVTEAHEVLKQKGKGE from the coding sequence ATGAGCGTAAAAAAAGAAAGAGTAGATGTACTATTAGTAGAGCGAGGACTTATAGAAACGCGTGAGAAGGCGAAACGTGCTGTTATGGCGGGGCTCGTATATGCGAATGAAATGAGACTCGATAAACCAGGGGAGAAAATTCCGCAAGATACACAAATTACGGTGAAGGGACAAGTTATGCCATACGTGAGCCGTGGTGGTTATAAGCTTGAAAAGGCATTAGAGACATTTCACCTTGATTTACAAGATAAAATTATGTTAGATATTGGTTCATCAACTGGTGGTTTTACAGATTGTGCGCTTCAAAATGGAGCGAAATTATCCTATGCTTTAGATGTAGGTTATAACCAACTTGCATGGAAATTGCGTCAGGATGAGCGTGTTGTCGTGATGGAACGAACAAACTTCCGTTATGTGACACCAGCAGACCTAGGGCGTGGATTACCGCAGTTTGCTAGTATCGATGTTTCTTTCATATCTTTAAAGCTTATTTTACCGGTTTTAAAAACAATGCTTATGCCAAATGGTGATGTCGCGGCGTTAATCAAACCGCAGTTTGAAGCCGGAAGAGATCAAGTTGGGAAGAAGGGTATTGTTCGTGATAGGAAAGTGCACGAAGCTGTCGTAGAAATGATTGTCGACTTCGCAATAAAAGAAGGATATGATGTAGAAGGCTTAACATTCTCGCCTATTACAGGTGGCGATGGTAATATTGAGTTTTTAATTCATCTAAAATGGCACGGTGAACGTGAGAGTGGTGGAAATCATTCTCCAATTTCTATAGAACAAGTTGTTACAGAGGCGCATGAAGTCTTAAAACAAAAAGGGAAAGGGGAATAA